In a genomic window of Longimicrobiales bacterium:
- a CDS encoding glycosyltransferase N-terminal domain-containing protein, translating to MHSLHAWATAHRDADRPLLWLHAPSVGEALMAQAILSAARAARPDLQSIFTYFSPSAERIAPRVGADWHGYLPWDRTSDVHAALDAARPHCVAFVRTEIWPVLVREAAARQVSVLMVNGVMSPDSSRLGRGARMLLGEAYRRLDAVGVVSAEDAACFALLGIDRTRLVITGDARFDQVWQRVQQIDRSRPLLLPFRAHGGPWLVCGSTWTADEDHLIAAMKDSPAWRAIIAPHEPTPEHVDRLEHRLTQAGLKHVRLAADSGGAAAIANDVDVVVVDRVGVLADLYAIADVAYVGGGFGTAGLHSVVEPAALAVPVVYGPRHGNAREAERLRQAGGGFVAGDGALLGSVLRRLFADPEVRAHAGAAAQRFVERDRGGAQASARLILDRL from the coding sequence GTGCATTCCCTGCACGCATGGGCGACCGCCCATCGCGACGCGGACCGGCCCCTCCTGTGGCTGCACGCACCGTCCGTCGGCGAAGCGTTGATGGCGCAGGCCATCCTGTCGGCCGCGCGGGCGGCGCGACCGGATCTGCAATCGATCTTCACGTATTTCTCGCCGTCCGCCGAGCGCATCGCACCGCGCGTCGGTGCCGACTGGCATGGCTACCTGCCGTGGGACCGCACCTCCGATGTCCATGCTGCGCTGGATGCAGCACGGCCGCATTGCGTCGCGTTCGTCCGCACCGAGATCTGGCCCGTGCTGGTGAGAGAGGCTGCGGCACGGCAGGTGAGCGTGCTGATGGTGAACGGAGTCATGTCACCCGACTCGAGTCGACTTGGACGCGGCGCCCGGATGCTGCTGGGGGAGGCGTACCGCAGGCTCGACGCCGTCGGAGTCGTGTCCGCGGAGGATGCCGCATGCTTCGCCCTGCTGGGCATCGATCGCACCCGACTGGTCATCACCGGCGATGCCCGCTTCGACCAGGTGTGGCAGCGCGTGCAGCAGATCGATCGCAGCCGGCCGCTGCTGCTGCCGTTCCGCGCGCATGGCGGGCCCTGGCTCGTCTGCGGCAGCACGTGGACGGCGGACGAGGACCACCTCATTGCGGCCATGAAGGATTCGCCCGCGTGGCGCGCGATCATCGCGCCACACGAGCCGACACCGGAGCATGTCGATCGTCTCGAGCACCGGCTGACGCAGGCCGGACTGAAGCACGTGCGACTCGCAGCCGATTCCGGTGGCGCCGCCGCGATCGCGAACGATGTCGACGTGGTCGTGGTGGACCGAGTGGGCGTGCTCGCGGACCTGTACGCGATCGCCGACGTGGCCTATGTCGGCGGCGGGTTCGGCACGGCCGGTCTGCACTCCGTGGTCGAGCCGGCAGCACTGGCAGTGCCGGTCGTGTACGGCCCGCGTCATGGCAATGCGCGCGAGGCCGAACGGCTGCGTCAGGCGGGTGGCGGTTTCGTCGCGGGCGACGGCGCGCTGCTCGGCTCCGTGCTGCGGCGGCTTTTCGCGGACCCGGAGGTGCGGGCGCACGCGGGCGCCGCGGCGCAGCGATTCGTGGAGCGGGACCGGGGCGGGGCCCAGGCGAGTGCGCGGTTGATCCTGGATCGGCTGTAG
- a CDS encoding M67 family metallopeptidase, which yields MGGYSVTIAPRILAGLRREAGATAPMECCGALIGVVGGREIEIRTLIPVPNTAPDHSSFFIDAPTVLRLERQAVCAGVQVVGFYHSHPLTSAEPSSRDLELAVPGYVYVIIDVPRGSIRCWRLRDDRSGFDELRVSLLAGAA from the coding sequence ATGGGAGGATACTCAGTTACCATTGCGCCACGGATCCTGGCTGGACTCCGGCGCGAGGCGGGCGCTACCGCGCCGATGGAATGCTGCGGCGCGCTCATCGGAGTCGTCGGCGGCCGTGAGATCGAGATCCGCACGCTGATCCCGGTCCCGAATACGGCGCCGGACCATTCCAGCTTCTTCATTGATGCGCCGACCGTGCTGCGGCTCGAGCGGCAGGCGGTCTGCGCCGGCGTGCAGGTGGTCGGCTTCTATCATTCGCACCCCCTGACGTCGGCGGAGCCATCGTCGCGCGACCTGGAGCTGGCGGTTCCCGGTTACGTGTACGTGATCATCGATGTGCCGCGCGGCAGCATCCGCTGCTGGCGGCTGCGCGATGACCGCAGCGGCTTCGACGAGCTGCGCGTCTCACTGCTCGCGGGCGCTGCGTGA
- the moeB gene encoding molybdopterin-synthase adenylyltransferase MoeB, with the protein MSAVVQLPTALREYTAGASRIEIDAPDVGAALSRLSEQHPLLRRHLYTDSGQLRGYVRVYLNESDLDELEHGARTPLSAGDVILIVPSIAGGEGPPAPGEPFSRDEMSRYARHFSLPDVGREGQEKLRAARVAIVGAGGLGSPISLYLAAAGVGRIGIIDFDVVDLSNLQRQVLYATGDVGRRKVDVAAARLRAMNPNVDVVTFDVRLTRANALEILSDFDVVIDGTDNFPTRYLVNDACVLLGKPYVYGSILRFEGQVSVFTGRTAPCYRCLFREPPPPGLVPSCAEGGVLGVLPGIIGSLQALEAIKLIIGTGSTLIGRLALFDALTFQWRELRLRRNPDCPVCGDHPTVTALIDYDEFCAPGEQDMDQPQAPNVIQTITPIELKQRLDAGEKIAIIDVREEFEWDIANLGQFGARLIPLDQILDRRTEIDPDEDAVVLCRSGSRSAGAIRQLRAHGYDRLMNLKGGIRRWAEEIDPGMPTY; encoded by the coding sequence GTGAGCGCAGTCGTGCAGCTCCCGACGGCGCTGCGCGAATACACGGCCGGCGCGTCCCGCATCGAGATCGACGCACCCGATGTCGGTGCGGCGTTGTCGCGTCTCTCCGAGCAGCATCCTCTGCTGCGTCGCCATCTCTACACCGACTCCGGCCAGCTGCGCGGCTACGTTCGGGTATATCTGAACGAGAGCGATCTGGACGAGCTGGAGCATGGCGCCCGCACGCCGCTCAGCGCTGGCGACGTCATCCTCATCGTGCCGAGCATTGCCGGCGGTGAAGGCCCGCCGGCGCCGGGCGAGCCGTTCTCGCGCGACGAGATGAGCCGCTACGCGCGCCATTTCTCGCTGCCGGACGTCGGACGGGAAGGGCAGGAGAAGCTACGGGCGGCGCGTGTGGCCATTGTCGGCGCGGGCGGCCTGGGCTCCCCCATTTCGCTCTACCTCGCGGCGGCGGGTGTCGGTCGCATCGGCATCATCGACTTCGACGTCGTCGATCTGAGCAACCTGCAGCGGCAGGTGCTCTATGCTACCGGTGATGTGGGACGCAGGAAGGTCGACGTGGCCGCGGCGCGGCTGCGCGCCATGAACCCGAACGTGGACGTCGTCACGTTCGACGTGCGGCTCACGCGAGCCAATGCGCTCGAGATCCTGAGCGACTTCGACGTCGTGATCGACGGCACGGACAACTTCCCGACGCGATACCTGGTCAACGACGCGTGCGTACTGCTCGGAAAGCCGTATGTCTACGGGTCCATCCTGCGCTTCGAGGGGCAGGTCTCTGTATTCACCGGGCGCACCGCCCCCTGCTACCGCTGCCTGTTCCGCGAGCCGCCACCGCCCGGGCTCGTCCCGAGCTGCGCGGAAGGCGGCGTGCTGGGCGTGCTGCCCGGCATCATCGGCTCGCTGCAGGCGCTCGAGGCGATCAAGCTGATCATCGGCACCGGCTCCACTCTGATCGGGCGGCTCGCCCTGTTCGATGCACTCACGTTCCAGTGGCGCGAGCTCAGGCTGCGCCGCAATCCCGACTGTCCCGTGTGCGGCGACCACCCGACCGTCACCGCTCTCATCGATTACGACGAGTTCTGTGCTCCCGGAGAACAAGACATGGATCAACCGCAGGCGCCCAATGTCATCCAGACCATCACGCCGATCGAGCTGAAACAGCGCCTCGACGCAGGCGAGAAGATCGCGATCATCGACGTGCGCGAGGAGTTCGAATGGGACATCGCCAACCTGGGGCAGTTCGGCGCCCGCCTCATTCCGCTCGATCAGATCCTGGACCGCCGCACCGAGATCGACCCGGATGAGGACGCCGTCGTGCTCTGCCGCTCCGGATCGCGCAGTGCGGGCGCCATTCGCCAGCTGCGCGCCCACGGCTACGACCGCCTCATGAACCTGAAGGGCGGAATCCGGCGCTGGGCGGAGGAGATCGATCCGGGCATGCCGACGTATTAG